GATTCTCCTTGTATTGATGCTGGCGACAGCAGTGTAGTACAGCCTGGATGGGTTGACATTGATGGGCAGGCAAGGATACAGGGAGTTAGTGTAGACATAGGGGCAGATGAGTCAGATGGTACGGCATGTGAGGAGATAGTACCTGTAATTGTTCGTGTGAGCACTAGTGGCAATGACAGCAACGATGGTTTGAGCTGGTCAAGTGCGAAGAGGAGTGTCCAGTCAGCGATAGAAGCTGTTTATGCTGCTGGGGGTGGAGAGGTATGGGTAGCTACTGGTACATATGTTGAGCGTATAGAGCTGAGGAGTTTCGTACATGTGTATGGAGGTTTTGCAGGGACTGAGGTGTCGAGGGAGCAGCGGAACTGGGTAGCTAATGTGACTATTTTGGATGGCAACCAGGGTGGTTCAGTGGTGAAGGCGAGTAATATAGGTGCCACCACCGCCCGTATAGATGGCTTCACGATACGAAATGGGAAAGCAACGTATGACAGCGGTGGTGGGATACTTTGTTCCTACTCCTCACCCATTATCTCAAACAACACAATAATTGCAAACAACGCATCCTACGGTGGCGGGATATGCTGCTCCTCCTCTTCGCCAATTATCTACAACAACGCCATAGTTGGAAACAGCTCCTCAGCGTCCTCAAGTAGCTACGGCGGTGGGATATATTGTTCCTCCTCCTCCTCGCCAACCATCTACAACAACACCATAGTTGGAAACAGCGCAACCTACGGCGGTGGGATATACTGCGCCAGTCCATCCTCGGCAATCATCTCAAACAACATAGTTGCGTTCAATTCTTCAGGCATATACAATTCTAGTGGCTCGCCGACGCTTCGCAACAACTGCGTATACAACCCCAATGGATATAACTACTCTGGCGTATCTCCAGGCACTGGCGACATTCAGGTTGACCCGAAGCTTTGTTCTTTGGAGTATGGGAACTTCCACATAAAGCTTGATTCTCCGTGTATTGATGCTGGTGACAGCAGTGTAGTACAGCCTGGATGGGTTGACATTGATGGGCAGGCAAGGATACAGGGAGTTAGTGTAGACATAGGGGCAGATGAGTCGGATGGTACGGCATGTGAGGTAGAGCCTGTAATTGTTCGAGTGAGTCCTAGTGGCAATGACAGCAACGATGGTTCGAGCTGGTCAAGTGCAAAGAGGAGTGTACAATCTGCGATAGATGCTGTTTATGCTGCTGGAGGTGGAGAGGTATGGGTAGCCGCTGGGACATATGTTGAGCGTATAACTCTGAGAAGTTTTGTGCATGTGTATGGAGGTTTTGCAGGGACTGAGACGTTGAGGGAGCAGCGGAACTGGGTAGCTAATGCGACTATTTTGGATGGCAACCAGGGTGGCTCAGTGGTAACAGTTAGTAATATAGGCGCTAACACTGCACGTATAGATGGCTTTACGATACGAAATGGCAATGCAGCCAATGGTGGAGGGATATACTGCTCTTCCGCTTCACCAATTATCTCAAACAACATGATAACTGCAAACAGCGCATCAACCTACGGCGGTGGGATATACTGCAACCACTCCTCACCAATCATTTCAAGTAACACAATAACTGCAAACAGCACGGGCAGATACGGCGGCGGGATATACTGCTTCTACTCCTCACCAGTCATTTCGAACAACACCATAACTACAAACAGTGCACCCGGCGGCGACGGTGGCGGAATACTTTGTTCCTACTCCTCGCCAACCATTTCTAACAACACCATAGTTGGAAACAGCGCATCTAACGGCAGTGGGATATACTGCTCAGGTTCCTCGGCAATTGTATTAAACAACACCATAGCAGAAAACACAGCATCCACTGCTGGCGGTGGAATCTTTTGCATTAGCTCTCCCTCGCCCATCATTGCAAACAACGTTATAGCCGCGAACACCGCATGCGGCAGTAGCAGCAGCGGTGGCGGTGGGATATACTGCTACTCCTCGTCAATCATTTCGAACAACACCATAATTGGAAACAG
This region of Armatimonadota bacterium genomic DNA includes:
- a CDS encoding right-handed parallel beta-helix repeat-containing protein, translating into MERRSLCRILLLSVCILLVLSASASASIIRVKWNSPANGPGDSWDNAYQTVQAAINAASAGDEIWVAAGTYVERITLKKDVALYGGFSGVETERDQRNWVANVTILDGNQGGSVVTASNLGTTTARIDGFTIRNGSASNGGGIYCSNSSPIISNNTITANSASNYGGGIYCYSSSSPIIVNNTIATNSATYGGGIHCYSSSPIISNNSIRSNSAAGGGSGIYCSSSSPTISNNVITSNSITSGSSVPEGGGGIACYSSSPVIANNIIAANTAYGGSSSGGGGIYCYSSSPIISNNTLIANIVRGSSTTNGGGIYCIGSSSSPAISNNIIAFNSSGIYNSSGSPTLRNNCVYNPGSYNYSGVSAGTGDIQVDPKLCYLEYGNFHIKTDSPCIDAGDSSVVQPGWVDIDGQARIQGVSVDIGADESDGTACEEIVPVIVRVSTSGNDSNDGLSWSSAKRSVQSAIEAVYAAGGGEVWVATGTYVERIELRSFVHVYGGFAGTEVSREQRNWVANVTILDGNQGGSVVKASNIGATTARIDGFTIRNGKATYDSGGGILCSYSSPIISNNTIIANNASYGGGICCSSSSPIIYNNAIVGNSSSASSSSYGGGIYCSSSSSPTIYNNTIVGNSATYGGGIYCASPSSAIISNNIVAFNSSGIYNSSGSPTLRNNCVYNPNGYNYSGVSPGTGDIQVDPKLCSLEYGNFHIKLDSPCIDAGDSSVVQPGWVDIDGQARIQGVSVDIGADESDGTACEVEPVIVRVSPSGNDSNDGSSWSSAKRSVQSAIDAVYAAGGGEVWVAAGTYVERITLRSFVHVYGGFAGTETLREQRNWVANATILDGNQGGSVVTVSNIGANTARIDGFTIRNGNAANGGGIYCSSASPIISNNMITANSASTYGGGIYCNHSSPIISSNTITANSTGRYGGGIYCFYSSPVISNNTITTNSAPGGDGGGILCSYSSPTISNNTIVGNSASNGSGIYCSGSSAIVLNNTIAENTASTAGGGIFCISSPSPIIANNVIAANTACGSSSSGGGGIYCYSSSIISNNTIIGNSASPNGGGIYCTGSSSTPAISNNIIAFNTSGIYRSSGSPTLRNNCVYNPNGYNYSGVSPGT